From the Desulfomonilia bacterium genome, one window contains:
- a CDS encoding ABC transporter ATP-binding protein: MKIVINGLKKSFKGQTILDGVDLVIPEGKTTVIIGPSGTGKSVMIKHILGLIKPDGGEILIDGKDVTKLNDIELNEIRKNFGVCFQDAALFDSMSVGENVGFPYKVHTKMNKNEVDDRVSELLKEVGLSGIQEKLPSQLSGGMRKRVGLARAIAMDPKILLFDEPTTGLDPVMSNAINILIKEVQKKTKATSLVISHDIHGALMMADLMAMLYKGRIVFSGEPDDFIDTKDPLIRQYMEGGIEGPINPIR, from the coding sequence ATGAAGATAGTAATTAATGGATTAAAAAAATCGTTTAAAGGGCAGACGATTCTCGATGGTGTCGACCTTGTAATACCTGAAGGAAAAACTACTGTAATCATAGGGCCGAGCGGTACCGGAAAAAGTGTCATGATAAAGCATATCCTGGGTTTGATTAAACCGGACGGAGGAGAAATCCTGATTGACGGCAAGGATGTAACGAAACTTAACGATATAGAACTAAATGAGATCAGAAAAAACTTTGGTGTGTGCTTTCAGGATGCGGCTTTGTTCGACTCCATGTCTGTAGGTGAAAATGTAGGATTTCCGTATAAGGTTCATACTAAAATGAACAAGAATGAAGTAGATGACAGGGTTTCAGAACTCCTGAAAGAAGTAGGACTCTCGGGCATTCAGGAAAAGCTTCCTTCACAGCTCTCGGGGGGGATGAGAAAGAGGGTCGGTCTTGCAAGAGCTATTGCCATGGATCCTAAGATTCTGCTTTTTGATGAACCCACTACCGGGTTGGATCCTGTAATGAGCAATGCCATCAACATACTCATAAAAGAGGTTCAGAAAAAAACGAAGGCGACTAGCCTCGTGATAAGTCATGATATTCACGGTGCTCTCATGATGGCTGATTTGATGGCCATGCTTTATAAAGGCAGAATTGTGTTTTCAGGCGAGCCCGATGATTTCATAGATACGAAAGACCCTCTTATCCGCCAGTATATGGAAGGCGGAATCGAGGGTCCTATTAATCCGATTCGTTAG
- the purM gene encoding phosphoribosylformylglycinamidine cyclo-ligase, producing MGMTYKQAGVDVDKQNTFVENIKPIIKSTFGPEVLGGIGGFSGLFRFNQNNFKDPILVSSTDGVGTKLKIAFMADRHDTVGIDLVAMVVNDIIVEGAQPLFLLDYFATGKLNPDRDKQIITGIANGCKDAGCSLIGGETAEMPGIYKSDEYDLAAFGVGVVEADKHINGSRITRNDILIGIDSSGLHSNGFSLARKVLLEDSGLKIDSYVPELGKVLADELLTPTRIYVKSILNLFRDFDIKGIVHITGGGFIDNIPRILPERSCAIIEKKLWEVPPVFRFIKELGKIEENEMFRTFNMGIGMILFVGSNEAEDVLLRLKGLKLNAQIIGAVEQRKDGSAVSILE from the coding sequence ATGGGTATGACTTATAAACAGGCAGGGGTGGATGTAGACAAGCAGAACACCTTTGTCGAAAATATTAAACCGATAATCAAATCTACATTCGGTCCTGAAGTTTTGGGTGGAATCGGCGGATTCTCAGGCCTTTTCAGGTTTAACCAGAATAATTTCAAAGACCCGATACTGGTATCGTCAACGGATGGTGTGGGTACGAAGCTGAAGATAGCATTCATGGCGGACAGACATGATACGGTCGGCATAGATCTTGTCGCCATGGTTGTGAACGACATAATCGTCGAAGGGGCTCAGCCTCTTTTCCTTCTGGATTATTTTGCTACCGGAAAGCTGAATCCGGACAGAGACAAACAGATTATAACAGGCATAGCGAACGGATGCAAAGATGCCGGCTGCTCGCTTATAGGCGGAGAGACTGCCGAGATGCCGGGGATTTACAAGTCTGATGAATATGATCTGGCCGCTTTCGGCGTAGGCGTGGTTGAGGCCGACAAACATATCAACGGTTCACGCATAACACGCAACGACATCCTTATAGGCATTGATTCATCTGGGCTTCACAGCAATGGCTTTTCGCTTGCTAGAAAAGTGCTGCTGGAAGATTCAGGATTGAAAATTGATTCCTATGTACCGGAACTGGGAAAGGTTCTTGCTGATGAACTGCTTACGCCTACCAGGATTTACGTAAAAAGTATCCTGAACCTTTTCAGGGATTTCGATATAAAGGGGATTGTCCATATCACCGGCGGAGGATTCATAGATAACATTCCGCGAATACTTCCTGAGAGGTCTTGCGCAATCATTGAAAAGAAACTCTGGGAGGTCCCGCCGGTATTCAGGTTTATAAAGGAACTCGGGAAGATCGAAGAGAACGAAATGTTCAGGACATTCAACATGGGTATCGGCATGATACTTTTTGTCGGCTCGAATGAAGCAGAAGACGTATTGTTGAGGCTGAAGGGGCTCAAATTGAACGCACAGATTATTGGAGCCGTCGAGCAGCGCAAGGACGGTTCTGCTGTTTCCATTTTGGAGTAA
- the lgt gene encoding prolipoprotein diacylglyceryl transferase has product MNYPNIDPVLVNIWGPLQIRWYGLMYVIGFVLAFLIINSASKRRQNGLSRLDIEDLFAYSIAGLIIGARLGYCIIYDFSYFMLRPIEIFMPWNGGMSFHGGLIGLLAAGYIFAKRRRKNFLMLADMGALGAPPGLFFGRIGNFINGELYGRVTDVPWGMIFPGGGPLPRHPSQLYEASLEGLVLFLIVFGISFKSKINGMLLSAFLFFYGLFRFILEFFRQPDVQKGFVIGPFSMGQVLCFMMMALGIYVFFYARSRKEVENPVSEKQTAVKRSKPKNKKAKP; this is encoded by the coding sequence ATGAATTATCCGAATATCGATCCTGTTCTTGTTAACATCTGGGGCCCATTACAGATAAGATGGTACGGACTTATGTATGTAATTGGCTTTGTATTGGCCTTTCTGATTATAAATTCAGCATCGAAAAGGAGACAAAACGGCCTGTCAAGACTTGATATTGAGGATTTGTTTGCTTACTCGATTGCAGGCCTGATCATCGGTGCCCGTCTAGGTTACTGCATTATCTATGATTTTTCATATTTCATGTTAAGACCGATAGAAATTTTCATGCCATGGAATGGCGGGATGTCTTTTCATGGAGGACTTATTGGCCTTCTTGCTGCCGGATATATATTTGCAAAAAGAAGAAGGAAAAACTTCCTGATGCTTGCTGATATGGGAGCTCTCGGTGCCCCTCCCGGCCTCTTTTTCGGAAGGATAGGGAACTTCATTAATGGCGAACTGTATGGACGTGTTACCGATGTCCCATGGGGTATGATTTTTCCCGGGGGAGGTCCGCTGCCAAGGCATCCGTCACAGCTGTATGAAGCATCCCTGGAGGGGTTGGTACTGTTCCTTATCGTATTCGGGATCAGCTTTAAATCGAAAATAAACGGCATGCTGCTGTCGGCATTTCTTTTCTTTTATGGGCTGTTCAGATTCATACTGGAATTTTTCAGACAGCCTGATGTTCAGAAAGGATTCGTAATAGGTCCCTTCAGTATGGGGCAAGTGCTCTGCTTCATGATGATGGCGCTTGGGATATATGTCTTTTTTTATGCAAGATCCCGTAAAGAAGTTGAAAATCCAGTATCAGAGAAACAAACGGCCGTTAAGCGGTCAAAGCCTAAAAATAAAAAGGCAAAACCCTGA
- a CDS encoding class I adenylate cyclase — protein sequence MIHSSRLISNKRAFLNYNRYKHRIMYENDSLRADLVLKLIPLLLHLNHSGFPGYSGNEDCPCGIKIMKRPVESQMDIISMIPEKISIRSIQESMPRIREIEGIFTIGSLGSVAETKDSDCDIWVVVNAADIGEKRMKMLGKKLEIISRWASGLYNMDVFFFLLDAEDVKKNNFGAISHEGAGSSLKSLLKEEFYRTMTLIEGRIPVWWIIPAEGNKYFYNETLDGLSNIDGINADDFIDLGDLDEIPRDELLGAALWQMHKALSDPLKSVLKMAQVRMHLETKGGAELFCNNLKKKVHEAKYNEIIDPYIEAFKSIERHYSQEGNSHTADLMRKCIYLKSLPEIRPNDLLSTGDNHKRTMISELIKEWGWSLKTIEHLNAFPDWNIKTYKLFGNHIHEFLNRSAMALLKDATSSGTKADISQDMEIEVLRRRIESVYVRKEDKIETEKRIQKNEKPYDDLYFGFSKGVWEVFNNPDYTDKSGVISSARRISSVIAWLVLNRRFSSTTSCHMLPNATSVYLSDVQSLMRDLVKKIPDAASIGLDRDSLMKSMSLSSVILIGNLEQPLSPSIKEIDVIALNTWSEIYCMQMDREELKLWFKSFGSRDTKISIWLPGSGDSKSLARELMSIIREG from the coding sequence ATGATTCACAGCAGCAGGCTTATCTCAAATAAAAGGGCCTTTTTGAACTACAACCGTTATAAACACAGAATAATGTATGAGAATGACTCACTCCGAGCAGATCTTGTACTGAAACTGATTCCCTTGCTTCTTCACTTGAATCATTCTGGATTTCCTGGCTACTCGGGAAATGAAGACTGCCCCTGCGGTATAAAAATCATGAAAAGGCCTGTAGAATCTCAAATGGATATCATTTCAATGATACCTGAAAAAATATCCATCAGGTCAATTCAGGAGAGCATGCCCAGAATACGTGAAATTGAAGGAATATTTACAATAGGCAGTCTCGGAAGTGTCGCTGAAACGAAAGACAGCGACTGTGACATATGGGTTGTAGTCAATGCCGCTGATATAGGCGAAAAACGGATGAAAATGCTTGGAAAAAAACTTGAAATAATAAGCAGATGGGCTTCTGGCTTATACAATATGGATGTATTTTTTTTTCTGCTGGATGCTGAAGATGTTAAAAAAAACAATTTCGGGGCTATTTCTCATGAGGGGGCGGGATCATCACTAAAGAGTCTTCTCAAGGAAGAGTTTTACAGGACAATGACTCTGATTGAAGGCAGGATTCCAGTCTGGTGGATAATACCGGCAGAAGGAAATAAATATTTTTACAATGAGACATTAGACGGTTTGTCGAATATCGACGGGATAAATGCTGATGACTTTATCGATCTCGGGGACCTTGATGAAATTCCAAGGGATGAGCTTCTGGGCGCTGCCTTGTGGCAGATGCACAAGGCCTTGAGCGATCCGCTTAAAAGCGTTTTGAAGATGGCACAGGTCAGAATGCATCTTGAGACAAAAGGCGGAGCGGAATTATTCTGCAATAATCTGAAAAAAAAAGTCCATGAAGCGAAGTATAATGAAATAATTGACCCGTATATAGAGGCATTCAAAAGTATTGAAAGACATTACTCCCAGGAAGGAAATTCCCATACTGCAGATTTGATGAGAAAATGCATCTATCTCAAATCATTGCCGGAAATCAGACCTAATGACCTGCTTTCAACCGGAGATAATCATAAACGGACAATGATTTCAGAGCTGATTAAAGAATGGGGATGGTCCTTAAAGACTATTGAGCACCTTAATGCATTTCCCGACTGGAATATTAAAACCTATAAACTTTTCGGTAACCATATACATGAATTTTTAAACAGGTCGGCTATGGCGCTTCTTAAAGATGCCACGTCTTCCGGTACGAAGGCTGATATCTCTCAAGATATGGAAATAGAGGTATTAAGACGGAGAATAGAATCCGTATATGTCAGAAAAGAGGATAAGATAGAGACTGAAAAGAGGATTCAGAAGAATGAGAAGCCATATGATGACCTTTATTTCGGTTTTTCAAAAGGGGTGTGGGAAGTATTCAATAATCCGGATTATACAGATAAATCAGGCGTGATATCATCAGCGAGGAGGATTTCTTCCGTAATAGCATGGCTGGTTTTAAACAGGCGATTCAGCAGCACGACTTCATGTCATATGCTTCCGAATGCCACCAGTGTTTATCTGTCCGATGTCCAGAGCCTGATGAGAGACCTTGTTAAAAAGATACCTGATGCGGCTTCGATAGGACTCGACAGGGATTCCTTGATGAAAAGCATGTCTCTCAGTTCCGTAATTCTTATTGGAAATCTCGAGCAGCCTTTGTCTCCATCCATAAAGGAAATCGATGTGATAGCACTGAATACCTGGAGTGAGATTTATTGTATGCAGATGGACAGGGAAGAATTGAAATTATGGTTTAAAAGTTTTGGATCCAGGGATACAAAAATCAGTATCTGGCTGCCGGGAAGCGGTGATTCAAAAAGTCTGGCAAGGGAGCTGATGTCAATTATAAGAGAGGGGTGA
- a CDS encoding carbon-nitrogen hydrolase family protein has translation MTANKVKVGLCQLKQSIDIADNIRKAAGMTEEAAENGASIAVLPEMFLCPYEPFHIKKAVNRSEYAIDLLKKKAQENRIYIIAGSLPFSVGGAKPFNRSFVIDPEGEEVYFHDKIHLFDCDPPGGPKVIESATVKPGNMLGAFKTPWGMCSVIVCYDIRFTQLTQLLANMGVSMMFVPAAFSMTTGPAHWEMLVRMRAMELQGFVAGVQPARNNDFKYIPYGHSIVAGPFGDVIADLGEGESLRVIEIDLNECQNLKKRFPLLEHRRSDLYRTVWLNEDSN, from the coding sequence TTGACCGCAAATAAGGTAAAAGTTGGATTGTGCCAGTTGAAGCAGAGCATTGACATTGCCGATAATATCAGAAAAGCGGCCGGCATGACAGAAGAAGCTGCCGAAAACGGGGCCTCGATAGCAGTCCTTCCAGAGATGTTTCTGTGTCCATATGAGCCGTTTCATATTAAAAAAGCGGTTAACAGATCCGAATATGCAATTGATCTGTTAAAGAAGAAGGCACAGGAAAATCGGATATATATAATTGCCGGAAGCTTGCCGTTCTCCGTTGGAGGGGCGAAACCTTTCAACAGGTCGTTTGTGATTGATCCTGAAGGCGAGGAAGTATACTTTCATGATAAAATACACCTGTTCGACTGTGATCCTCCGGGTGGGCCGAAAGTAATTGAATCTGCAACAGTGAAACCCGGAAACATGCTGGGTGCGTTTAAAACGCCATGGGGTATGTGTTCGGTTATTGTCTGTTATGATATAAGGTTTACTCAATTGACGCAGCTCCTTGCAAATATGGGAGTAAGCATGATGTTTGTCCCAGCCGCTTTTTCCATGACAACCGGGCCGGCGCACTGGGAGATGCTGGTAAGGATGCGTGCCATGGAACTGCAGGGGTTTGTTGCAGGCGTACAGCCTGCCAGAAATAATGACTTTAAGTATATTCCATATGGCCACTCGATTGTTGCCGGACCATTCGGCGATGTTATTGCAGATCTGGGAGAAGGCGAGTCTTTAAGAGTAATAGAGATCGACCTGAATGAATGCCAGAATCTGAAAAAAAGATTTCCCCTGCTAGAACACCGGAGATCCGATCTTTACAGGACGGTATGGTTGAATGAAGATAGTAATTAA
- the ispF gene encoding 2-C-methyl-D-erythritol 2,4-cyclodiphosphate synthase has product MPFRIGTGFDIHRLVEGRPLVLGGITIPFEKGLLGHSDGDVIIHAICDAILGALAMGDIGVMFPDNSQETKDIYSIRMLETIAEKAKKGYTISNIDCNCICEKPKLSGYREAMTDMVSRAAGISKTQVSIKFRTSEGLGEIGSSNAIAAQAVVLLEERTD; this is encoded by the coding sequence ATGCCTTTCAGAATCGGAACAGGATTTGACATTCATAGACTTGTCGAAGGCAGGCCGCTTGTACTGGGCGGAATAACAATCCCTTTTGAAAAAGGCCTTCTGGGTCATTCCGACGGTGATGTCATAATACACGCCATATGCGATGCAATACTCGGCGCCCTTGCCATGGGTGACATAGGCGTCATGTTCCCTGATAACTCACAGGAAACAAAAGACATATATTCAATCAGGATGCTTGAAACAATTGCCGAAAAGGCAAAAAAAGGCTACACAATCTCAAATATTGACTGCAACTGCATCTGCGAAAAACCGAAACTGTCGGGATACCGTGAGGCAATGACGGATATGGTATCCAGAGCAGCAGGCATTAGTAAAACTCAGGTTTCGATCAAGTTCAGGACATCCGAAGGGCTGGGCGAAATCGGCAGTTCCAATGCAATTGCAGCCCAGGCAGTGGTACTTCTGGAAGAAAGGACGGATTAG
- a CDS encoding AEC family transporter, with product MISTPQFAAFQSVVIIPFVAGALLKNRFNDPVKLTRRLVMINLVIIEPPIVFWSIWGLKITAELIYLPVAGFCMVLFGLAAGRLFGHVIRLDNKSKTTFIISSSIANHGFTMGGFICYLFMGEKGLGLSFIFLSYFIPYLFLVIFPYAKQASKGESYSLDTVKEFIKSPRNMPLYAMIVAIFMRLYGITRPMIIFPVEILLMLSIGVYYFSLGLSFLIGDVLFYKKESLTLCMIRFLLIPAMTVIVLVFLNLDPDIESVILIESFMPAAVYSVMSSVLFGLDERRASAMFVFNTVAFLLFVLPMMLIFIKDLRRIIS from the coding sequence ATGATCTCAACCCCTCAATTTGCAGCCTTTCAGTCAGTGGTCATCATTCCTTTTGTGGCCGGTGCATTATTAAAGAACAGATTCAATGACCCTGTCAAGCTTACAAGGCGTCTTGTCATGATAAATCTGGTTATAATCGAGCCCCCCATAGTGTTCTGGAGCATCTGGGGTCTTAAGATAACCGCTGAACTCATATACCTTCCTGTAGCCGGTTTCTGCATGGTGCTGTTCGGACTTGCCGCGGGCAGACTTTTCGGACATGTCATCAGGCTGGATAATAAATCAAAAACAACTTTTATAATCAGCTCTTCCATAGCGAATCATGGTTTTACGATGGGCGGGTTCATCTGCTATCTTTTTATGGGAGAAAAGGGACTGGGGCTTTCATTCATATTCCTGTCATACTTCATTCCGTACCTTTTTCTTGTAATATTCCCTTATGCAAAGCAGGCATCAAAAGGTGAATCATACAGCCTTGACACAGTAAAGGAGTTTATCAAAAGTCCTAGAAACATGCCCCTTTATGCAATGATCGTGGCCATATTTATGAGGCTCTACGGTATCACCAGGCCCATGATCATTTTTCCTGTGGAGATACTGCTGATGCTGTCAATAGGCGTATATTACTTTTCGCTCGGACTGAGTTTCCTGATAGGGGATGTGCTCTTCTACAAAAAGGAAAGTCTAACCCTGTGCATGATAAGGTTTCTGTTGATTCCTGCGATGACAGTGATTGTTCTGGTTTTTTTGAATCTTGATCCTGATATTGAATCCGTCATACTTATCGAGTCATTTATGCCTGCAGCTGTGTATTCAGTAATGTCATCCGTTCTGTTTGGCCTTGATGAAAGGAGGGCGTCTGCAATGTTTGTTTTTAATACTGTGGCTTTTCTGCTATTTGTTCTTCCAATGATGCTTATTTTTATTAAAGATTTGAGAAGAATTATAAGTTGA
- a CDS encoding peptide chain release factor-like protein, with protein sequence MAVSPGKIKALQERLDALEIYERDIIEKFVRSQGKGGQKLNKTSTCVYLRHIPSGVEVKCQEDRSQTLNRFLARRILADKIEELITGGKSEKVQKIRKQKDRRARKTKARDRQKNDISS encoded by the coding sequence ATGGCTGTATCACCAGGAAAAATAAAAGCGCTCCAGGAAAGGCTCGATGCACTGGAAATATATGAAAGGGACATAATCGAAAAATTTGTCCGGTCTCAAGGTAAAGGCGGACAGAAGCTCAACAAAACATCGACATGCGTATATCTGAGGCACATCCCGTCAGGTGTTGAAGTAAAATGCCAGGAAGACAGGTCTCAGACACTGAACCGCTTTTTGGCAAGACGTATTCTGGCTGATAAAATTGAAGAGCTTATCACCGGCGGAAAATCTGAAAAAGTTCAGAAAATTCGCAAACAGAAAGACAGGCGTGCAAGAAAGACTAAAGCCAGGGACAGACAGAAAAATGATATTTCTTCCTGA
- a CDS encoding HAD family hydrolase has protein sequence MIEAVLFDVGGVLFDEGYRKGLHAIAQRNGIDPLRLEIISDRLILETGYLTGKAEENVFWEGIRHETGIMETDDELRDALIERFVPREWMFEIVGKLKDHAKLAILSDQTNWLDIMEERHHFFNLFDTVLNSYYTGRSKVDQLTFDFAASVIGFRQENILFVDDRIGNIKRAEASGCKTILYSSRENFLKDIEQYFPDITNW, from the coding sequence ATGATTGAAGCGGTATTATTCGATGTCGGTGGTGTTCTGTTTGATGAAGGATACAGGAAAGGTCTTCATGCAATCGCGCAAAGGAATGGCATCGACCCGTTAAGGCTTGAGATAATTTCAGACAGGCTGATACTTGAAACCGGGTATCTTACCGGTAAGGCCGAAGAGAATGTCTTCTGGGAAGGAATACGACATGAAACGGGAATCATGGAAACCGACGATGAACTGAGAGATGCTCTTATAGAAAGATTTGTTCCAAGGGAATGGATGTTTGAGATTGTCGGAAAATTAAAAGATCATGCAAAACTTGCGATATTGAGCGATCAGACGAACTGGCTCGATATAATGGAAGAAAGACATCACTTCTTCAATCTGTTTGATACTGTTCTCAACAGCTATTACACGGGACGCAGCAAGGTCGACCAGCTGACGTTTGATTTTGCGGCGTCTGTTATCGGTTTCAGGCAGGAAAATATTCTTTTTGTCGATGATCGAATAGGAAACATAAAAAGGGCGGAGGCCTCGGGCTGCAAGACGATTCTATACAGCAGCAGGGAGAATTTCTTGAAGGATATAGAACAATACTTTCCGGATATCACCAATTGGTAA
- a CDS encoding PIN domain-containing protein, translating to MKWVVRLAIAVIIFYGTFTYARQNMKEWYWLVILPAIGLLSFASIVFSEMRGYALHPMAYVGGLLCTILGLIIGSLIGYNFLDNLQGGIYIFFILNVIFGYLGYSIGVSWGKELGNLPVFARKKNTGAPRSKILDTSVIIDGRIPDICATGFIEGRIIVPQFVLNELQHIADSTDGLKRARGRRGLDVLNKLQTIPNIKIEINETEYSKVKEVDSKLISLAKELDADIITNDFNLNKVAQIRGVNVLNINLLANAIKPIILPGETLTVTVTKQGKEKGQGVAYLDDGTMVVIEQGESLLNTEVEAVVTSILQTPAGRMIFASSKNGNL from the coding sequence ATGAAGTGGGTGGTCAGACTAGCTATCGCAGTAATAATTTTTTACGGTACTTTCACTTATGCACGGCAAAATATGAAGGAATGGTACTGGCTTGTCATATTGCCAGCAATCGGACTTTTATCCTTTGCCTCGATAGTATTCTCAGAGATGCGGGGTTATGCACTGCACCCCATGGCTTATGTTGGTGGACTTCTCTGCACGATATTGGGGCTCATCATAGGAAGCCTCATCGGATATAATTTCCTCGATAATCTCCAAGGCGGAATTTATATTTTCTTTATCTTAAACGTAATTTTCGGCTACCTCGGATATTCAATAGGGGTTAGCTGGGGCAAAGAACTTGGAAATCTTCCTGTGTTTGCAAGAAAAAAGAATACAGGGGCACCCCGCTCCAAGATACTCGATACCAGCGTAATAATCGACGGCAGGATACCTGATATCTGCGCAACAGGATTTATAGAGGGCAGGATAATCGTGCCCCAGTTTGTCCTTAATGAACTTCAGCATATAGCAGACTCTACAGACGGTCTTAAAAGAGCCAGAGGAAGGCGGGGGCTTGATGTATTGAACAAACTCCAGACCATTCCAAACATCAAGATAGAGATTAACGAAACCGAATATTCCAAAGTCAAAGAGGTCGATTCGAAGCTTATCTCCCTTGCAAAAGAACTTGATGCCGACATAATTACAAATGATTTCAATCTGAATAAAGTGGCTCAGATCAGAGGTGTAAATGTCCTTAATATAAACCTCCTTGCAAATGCCATTAAACCTATCATTCTCCCGGGCGAAACACTTACGGTTACCGTTACAAAACAGGGCAAGGAAAAGGGTCAGGGCGTAGCCTACCTCGACGACGGGACAATGGTCGTAATCGAACAGGGCGAAAGCCTTTTGAATACCGAAGTTGAAGCAGTTGTAACTTCTATCCTGCAGACTCCTGCAGGCCGCATGATATTCGCCTCATCGAAGAATGGAAACCTGTAG
- a CDS encoding CarD family transcriptional regulator, translating to MFKVADVVVYPAHGVAEIESIEERDISGTKLSFMIMKVLDTQMTVMVPVNNIKNVGIRPLIGKSEIDKVYSILRQKDVHIDNQTWNRRYREYMEKIKSGNATEIAEVLRDLNILKKGKELSFGERKMYDTAKTLLVNEIFISRKLDKTAVEKKITDALGKE from the coding sequence ATGTTCAAAGTTGCTGATGTGGTTGTTTATCCCGCTCATGGTGTAGCTGAAATTGAATCAATCGAAGAAAGAGATATTTCAGGCACTAAACTTTCATTTATGATAATGAAAGTCCTCGATACCCAGATGACTGTCATGGTTCCTGTAAACAATATTAAAAACGTTGGGATAAGACCATTAATAGGCAAAAGTGAGATTGATAAGGTTTACAGCATTTTAAGGCAGAAGGACGTACATATCGACAACCAGACATGGAACCGCCGCTACAGGGAATATATGGAAAAAATAAAAAGCGGTAACGCTACCGAAATCGCCGAGGTACTGAGAGACCTTAATATATTGAAAAAAGGCAAAGAACTTTCTTTTGGCGAACGAAAGATGTATGATACAGCCAAGACACTGCTGGTTAACGAAATTTTCATCTCAAGAAAGCTCGATAAAACAGCGGTAGAGAAGAAGATTACGGATGCCCTAGGCAAAGAATGA
- a CDS encoding universal stress protein: MIKKILIPTDFSSTSMHALKYAIELNKTFGARLYILHILQDITDFSEFNLSPTILPQLYAEFEQNATSKLEDIVNTIVPKDMTCDTYIIHGVPFYEIIQFSKDECIDLIVIGSHGRTGIRHALFGSTAEKVIKKSVCPVLTIKSPDASFEMP, encoded by the coding sequence ATGATAAAAAAGATATTAATACCTACCGATTTCAGTTCTACTTCAATGCATGCATTGAAGTATGCAATCGAACTCAACAAGACCTTCGGCGCCAGACTTTATATCCTTCACATCCTGCAGGATATAACAGATTTTTCGGAATTCAATCTGAGCCCGACAATTCTGCCTCAATTGTATGCGGAATTCGAGCAGAACGCCACCAGCAAGCTCGAAGATATCGTCAATACAATAGTTCCCAAAGACATGACCTGCGACACCTATATAATACATGGTGTGCCATTCTATGAGATCATACAGTTTTCAAAAGATGAATGCATTGATTTGATCGTCATAGGATCTCATGGCCGCACCGGCATCAGGCATGCGCTGTTCGGGAGTACGGCCGAAAAGGTAATAAAAAAGTCGGTATGCCCTGTCCTTACAATAAAAAGTCCTGACGCATCTTTTGAAATGCCTTGA
- the ispD gene encoding 2-C-methyl-D-erythritol 4-phosphate cytidylyltransferase, protein METCSAIVVAGGSGKRFGGKKQFINLKGELVLKIAVKHFDIPEIDRIIVVVPEEDVEVMQSCLNGFNNEIKIVPGGKARHDSVMNGLDAAGNCDVVLIHDGVRPFITFNLIKKLIKGTRDADGCIPVLPVTDTIKIAENGFIMKTVPRENLFAVQTPQAFKMNKILDAHRMAMGRDYIPTDDSILIEESGGTVRMVEGERFNIKITLPEDMILAEAIYAFQNRNRI, encoded by the coding sequence ATGGAAACCTGTAGTGCGATAGTCGTAGCAGGAGGCAGCGGCAAAAGATTCGGCGGAAAGAAACAGTTTATAAATCTCAAAGGTGAACTTGTTCTCAAGATTGCAGTAAAACACTTTGACATCCCCGAAATAGACCGGATCATTGTTGTTGTTCCTGAAGAAGATGTAGAAGTGATGCAGTCCTGCCTGAATGGATTCAACAATGAAATCAAAATCGTACCCGGGGGAAAAGCAAGACATGATTCGGTGATGAACGGTCTTGATGCCGCTGGGAATTGTGATGTCGTTCTGATTCATGACGGCGTCAGGCCATTCATAACATTTAACCTTATAAAGAAATTGATCAAAGGAACAAGAGATGCGGATGGATGCATTCCGGTTCTGCCTGTTACGGATACAATCAAAATTGCTGAAAACGGTTTTATCATGAAAACAGTACCGCGTGAAAATCTCTTTGCAGTCCAGACGCCCCAGGCGTTCAAGATGAATAAGATATTGGATGCGCACAGAATGGCAATGGGGAGAGACTATATACCGACCGATGACAGTATTCTTATCGAGGAATCAGGCGGAACGGTCAGGATGGTGGAGGGCGAGCGTTTCAACATCAAGATAACGCTTCCTGAAGACATGATATTGGCGGAGGCGATTTATGCCTTTCAGAATCGGAACAGGATTTGA